The following proteins come from a genomic window of Winogradskyella sp. PC-19:
- a CDS encoding M16 family metallopeptidase has product MKKSLLSLALLMFVGYSSTAQKVEFEEFDLDNGLHVILHQDNTAPVVITSVMYDVGGKDREKNRTGFAHFFEHLLFEGSENIERGEFMKIIPANGGTFNANTSQDRTYYYEIFPSNKLELGLWLESERMLHPVIDQVGVDTQNEVVKEEKRQSYDRPYGKILEEIGLNLFEVHPYKDPNIGYMKDLDAATLDQFNAYFDKYYGPNNAVLIVAGDIDTAKTKEMVKEYFSEVKARPEVVRNFPKETPITETKKVKAYDANIQIPAIIAAYRLPGQATRDAFVLDMISTYLSGGKSSVLYKKIVDQQKQALQVQAVNLGQVDHNIFALFALPQGDVPLDTLLSEMDEEIKKMQTELISERDYQKLQNQFENQFVSSNSSVAGIASSLATYYMLYGDVNLINTQLDLYKSITREEIRDVAAKYLSPNQRVEIQYLPKKDDK; this is encoded by the coding sequence ATGAAAAAAAGCTTATTAAGTCTAGCGCTTTTGATGTTTGTAGGATACTCTTCTACGGCCCAAAAGGTAGAGTTTGAAGAATTTGATTTAGATAACGGACTGCATGTTATCTTACATCAAGATAATACAGCACCTGTTGTCATTACATCTGTAATGTATGATGTTGGAGGAAAAGACCGTGAAAAGAATCGTACTGGTTTTGCACATTTTTTTGAACACCTTTTATTTGAAGGCTCAGAGAATATTGAACGTGGGGAGTTTATGAAAATTATACCAGCCAATGGTGGAACCTTTAATGCTAATACCTCCCAAGATAGAACTTACTACTACGAAATATTCCCTTCTAACAAATTAGAATTAGGATTATGGCTAGAATCAGAGCGTATGTTACATCCTGTAATAGACCAAGTTGGTGTTGATACACAGAATGAAGTTGTAAAAGAAGAAAAACGTCAAAGTTATGATAGACCTTATGGCAAAATATTAGAAGAGATAGGTCTAAATTTATTTGAGGTACATCCTTATAAAGACCCGAATATTGGCTATATGAAGGATTTAGATGCTGCTACTCTGGATCAGTTCAATGCTTATTTCGATAAATATTATGGCCCTAATAATGCTGTGTTAATTGTAGCAGGAGATATTGATACTGCCAAAACTAAAGAGATGGTTAAGGAATACTTTAGTGAAGTAAAAGCTAGACCAGAAGTGGTTAGAAATTTTCCTAAAGAAACACCTATAACAGAAACAAAAAAGGTTAAAGCTTATGATGCTAATATCCAGATTCCTGCTATCATTGCAGCGTACAGATTACCAGGACAAGCAACCAGAGATGCTTTTGTATTAGATATGATTTCTACATATTTAAGCGGTGGAAAAAGTTCTGTATTGTATAAAAAAATTGTCGATCAACAAAAACAAGCATTACAAGTACAAGCGGTAAATCTTGGACAGGTAGACCATAATATTTTTGCTCTTTTTGCTTTACCTCAAGGAGATGTTCCATTAGATACATTACTTTCTGAAATGGATGAGGAAATCAAAAAAATGCAAACCGAATTAATTTCTGAGCGTGATTATCAAAAACTACAAAATCAATTCGAGAATCAGTTTGTAAGCTCTAATTCTAGTGTTGCAGGTATTGCAAGTTCATTAGCAACATATTATATGTTATATGGAGATGTTAATTTAATAAATACACAATTAGATTTATACAAGTCTATAACTAGAGAAGAAATTAGAGATGTAGCGGCTAAGTATTTAAGCCCAAATCAACGCGTAGAAATTCAGTATTTACCTAAAAAAGATGACAAATAA
- a CDS encoding DMT family transporter, with amino-acid sequence MKNVNIKWFYLIILSIIWGSSFILIKKSLLGLTAYQIGGLRNVLSGIILIAFAYKGLKKIDKAKWKWIIISGFLGSFFPAFLFAIAETEIDSAITSILNSLVPLNTVLMGAAIFKIASTKRQVLGVIIGFIGTAILILKGADINPNQNYLYAAYIIIATLMYAANVNIIKRHLQSVKPLTIAAGNYVFIVVPAFVVLLFTDFFTAKTFESEAFYESLIYICILSIFGTALAKVFFFKLVQISTPVFATSVTYLMPIVAVIWGITDGETFTPLQAIATAIILAGVYIANRKRK; translated from the coding sequence TTAACATTAAGTGGTTCTATCTCATTATTTTATCTATAATTTGGGGTAGTTCTTTCATTCTGATTAAAAAGTCTTTATTAGGATTAACAGCATATCAGATTGGGGGTTTGCGTAACGTTTTAAGCGGAATTATTTTAATTGCATTTGCTTACAAAGGCTTAAAGAAAATTGATAAGGCTAAGTGGAAATGGATTATCATTTCTGGTTTTTTGGGTTCTTTTTTTCCTGCCTTTTTGTTTGCTATTGCCGAAACTGAAATCGACAGTGCAATTACCTCTATATTAAATTCTCTTGTACCTTTAAATACTGTTTTAATGGGTGCTGCGATTTTTAAAATCGCTTCTACTAAACGTCAAGTTCTTGGTGTTATAATTGGTTTTATTGGTACAGCAATCTTAATTCTAAAAGGTGCAGATATTAACCCAAACCAAAACTATCTCTATGCAGCTTACATTATCATAGCTACGCTAATGTATGCTGCTAACGTAAATATTATTAAACGACACTTACAAAGTGTAAAACCATTAACCATTGCTGCAGGTAATTATGTGTTTATTGTTGTTCCGGCGTTTGTAGTCTTATTGTTTACGGACTTTTTTACTGCTAAGACTTTTGAATCTGAAGCATTCTATGAATCTCTTATTTATATCTGTATTTTATCCATATTTGGGACGGCATTAGCTAAAGTTTTCTTTTTTAAACTCGTACAAATTTCAACACCTGTATTTGCAACTTCTGTCACATATCTAATGCCTATTGTTGCAGTTATTTGGGGAATAACTGACGGCGAAACTTTTACACCTCTTCAAGCCATTGCAACCGCAATTATCTTAGCTGGCGTTTATATTGCTAACAGAAAAAGGAAATAA
- a CDS encoding M16 family metallopeptidase, with protein sequence MKTLKLKLAAFIGMALLSFGVNAQLDRSQMPEAGPEPVINLEDPQEFKLKNGITVMVVENNKLPRVSYQLSIDNKPYAEGDKAGVASLLSAMLGNGTTNISKDDFNEEVDFLGANISFGSSGGFGSGLVKYSDRIVELMADATINPLLTEEEFKKEKDKLIENLKSNAKSSDAVAGRVVGALAYGKNHVYGEFTTEETVNNVTFQDVLDFYKIRFAPNNAYIVVVGDISVKDAKKQMKKYFGKWEKVNLKELPAPELTANVSSPEINFVDMPNATQSNISVTNNVDLKQSDKDYFAALMANNILGGGGEGYLFKNLREDKGYTYGAYSSLGASRYGVSRFNASAKVRNVVTDSAVVEFLKEIKRIRTEPVEAQTLDNAKAKYVGRFVMALERPQTIANYALNKRRNNLPDDFYSNYLENINNVSVEDVQRVANKYFSLDNSRIVVVGKGSEVLDNLEKVGIPIKYYDKYATATDKPVFSKPLPEGLTASDVVKNYVKAVGGEAKLREVKSTLSVAEVTIAGAPFKPKAVIKQMAPNMYSMEMSVEGMGTLYKQKFDGKSGFQEQQGRKIPMSDDDVSSRKKTQGLFPEIYMEASNIELESLTDVDGVDAYKIISTEDGKKTTRFYAADSGLLIRTESVTEVQGQSITSITEYSNYKEIKGVMMPGKMKITNGPQVIEMDITEIKINEGVTAEDFN encoded by the coding sequence ATGAAGACATTAAAACTAAAATTAGCTGCGTTTATAGGTATGGCTCTATTGTCATTTGGAGTAAACGCACAATTAGACAGGTCTCAAATGCCAGAAGCTGGACCAGAACCAGTAATTAATTTAGAAGACCCGCAAGAGTTTAAACTAAAGAATGGGATTACCGTAATGGTAGTCGAAAATAACAAGCTACCAAGAGTATCTTACCAATTAAGTATAGACAATAAGCCTTATGCTGAAGGTGATAAAGCAGGTGTTGCAAGCTTACTTTCTGCAATGTTAGGAAATGGAACAACTAATATTTCTAAGGATGATTTTAATGAAGAAGTAGACTTCTTAGGAGCCAATATTTCTTTTGGATCTAGTGGAGGTTTTGGTAGTGGGTTAGTTAAATATTCTGACCGTATTGTAGAGTTAATGGCAGATGCAACAATCAATCCTTTACTAACCGAAGAAGAGTTTAAAAAGGAAAAGGATAAATTAATCGAAAATTTAAAATCGAATGCCAAAAGTTCGGATGCTGTTGCAGGTCGTGTTGTAGGTGCTTTAGCTTATGGTAAAAATCATGTTTATGGAGAGTTTACTACTGAAGAAACTGTAAATAACGTAACATTCCAAGATGTTTTAGATTTTTACAAAATTAGATTTGCACCAAACAATGCTTACATTGTTGTTGTTGGAGATATTTCTGTAAAAGACGCCAAAAAGCAAATGAAAAAATATTTTGGCAAGTGGGAAAAAGTAAATTTAAAAGAGTTACCAGCGCCAGAATTAACAGCAAATGTATCTTCTCCAGAAATCAATTTTGTAGATATGCCAAATGCAACGCAGTCAAACATATCAGTAACTAATAATGTAGACTTAAAGCAAAGTGATAAAGATTATTTTGCAGCATTAATGGCAAATAACATCCTTGGTGGTGGTGGTGAAGGTTATTTATTTAAAAACCTTCGTGAAGACAAAGGTTATACATATGGCGCATATTCTAGTTTAGGAGCTAGTCGTTATGGTGTATCTCGTTTTAATGCAAGTGCAAAAGTACGTAATGTTGTTACAGATAGTGCTGTAGTTGAGTTTTTAAAAGAAATTAAGCGTATCCGTACAGAACCAGTTGAAGCACAAACCTTAGACAATGCAAAGGCAAAATATGTTGGTCGTTTTGTGATGGCTTTAGAGCGCCCTCAAACTATTGCTAACTACGCTCTAAACAAAAGAAGAAATAATTTACCAGATGACTTTTATTCAAACTATTTAGAAAACATTAATAATGTTTCTGTTGAAGATGTTCAACGTGTTGCAAACAAATACTTTAGTTTAGATAACTCAAGAATTGTTGTTGTAGGTAAAGGAAGTGAAGTTTTAGATAATCTTGAGAAAGTTGGTATACCAATTAAATACTATGACAAGTATGCAACAGCCACAGATAAACCAGTATTTTCTAAGCCATTACCAGAAGGTTTAACAGCGTCTGATGTAGTTAAAAATTACGTAAAAGCTGTTGGTGGTGAAGCTAAATTAAGAGAGGTAAAATCTACGTTATCTGTTGCAGAAGTTACTATTGCAGGAGCACCTTTTAAGCCAAAAGCAGTTATAAAACAGATGGCTCCAAATATGTATTCTATGGAAATGTCTGTAGAAGGTATGGGTACATTATACAAGCAAAAGTTTGATGGTAAGTCAGGTTTCCAAGAGCAGCAAGGACGAAAAATTCCTATGTCAGATGATGATGTATCTTCTAGAAAAAAGACACAAGGACTTTTTCCTGAGATATATATGGAAGCTTCAAATATCGAATTAGAAAGCTTAACTGATGTAGATGGTGTAGACGCCTACAAAATAATCTCTACAGAAGACGGTAAAAAAACAACACGATTTTATGCAGCAGATTCTGGTTTATTAATCAGAACTGAAAGTGTGACTGAAGTTCAAGGACAGTCTATAACATCTATCACTGAATACTCAAATTATAAAGAAATTAAAGGTGTTATGATGCCAGGTAAAATGAAGATTACAAATGGTCCTCAAGTTATTGAGATGGACATTACTGAAATTAAAATCAATGAAGGTGTAACTGCCGAGGATTTTAATTAA